From Nicotiana tomentosiformis unplaced genomic scaffold, ASM39032v3 Un00008, whole genome shotgun sequence, a single genomic window includes:
- the LOC104109908 gene encoding uncharacterized protein isoform X2 yields the protein MAVAMTHFTILWQPQLLLAPSRSRSQLDACSICTRKTFSSPSGKNRSNHHHFQHTTNSKYGILNCVCCSTDSTSRRGFGGPNDGNTKKGKNSATARRQAKGIVRPQRNSSTPQSDDLLNQAPRLSSMNDVGKAKSVASDPQFEERLQAVKRLALKQKKAEEEKAYGAIDYDAPIESESTTIGLGTKIGVGAAVIVFGLVFALGDFLPSGSVSPTEEISSTDKRIAEDERANLLKTLQQIEATLASSPEDSISLEGAAVTLAQLGEYNRASSLLEDLIKKKPSDPDVYRLLGEVKYELKDYEGSATAFRMSCMVSGTIDFGVLRGLTNALIAAKKPDEAVQMLLASRKRLNEEKTIGSSDGTKKSAVKSKSDVDPIQVDLLLGKSYSEWGRVSDAVSVYNQLISTYPDDFRGYLAKGIILKENGNVGDAERMFIQIT from the exons ATGGCCGTTGCAATGACTCACTTTACTATTCTTTGGCAGCCGCAACTGTTGCTTGCTCCATCTAGGTCTCGCTCTCAGCTCGACGCTTGCAGTATATGTACTCGAAAAACATTCTCTTCCCCTTCTGGTAAAAACCGGAGCAATCATCATCATTTTCAGCACACTACCAATTCCAAGTATGGGATTCTGAATTGTGTATGCTGCTCTACCGATTCAACTTCACGCCGTGGTTTCGGTGGTCCGAATGACGGCAACACTAAGAAG GGAAAGAATTCTGCAACCGCCAGAAGGCAGGCCAAGGGCATAGTACGTCCGCAAAG GAATTCATCCACTCCACAGTCCGATGACCTCCTTAATC AAGCACCTCGTTTGAGCTCTATGAATGATGTCGGAAAGGCAAAAAGTGTGGCATCAGATCCTCAGTTTGAGGAACGGTTGCAAGCAGTAAAAAG GTTGGCACTAAAGCAGAAAAAAGCAGAGGAAGAGAAAGCATACGGAGCAATTGACTATGATGCTCCGATCGAGTCCGAAAGTACTACAATTGGACTGGGTACCAAG ATTGGAGTTGGAGCAGCTGTTATtgtatttggactcgtatttgcACTTGGTGACTTTCTTCCTTCTGGAAG TGTTAGTCCCACTGAGGAGATTTCCAGCACTGATAAGAGAATTGCTGAAGATGAGAGAGCTAACCTCCTG AAGACGCTTCAGCAAATTGAGGCAACACTGGCTTCCTCACCAGAGGATTCAATCTCCCTTGAA GGAGCTGCTGTGACCTTAGCACAACTGGGGGAGTACAATCGAGCCTCTTCCCttcttgaggatttgattaaG AAGAAACCGAGTGACCCTGATGTCTACCGCTTGCTTGGAGAAGTCAAATATGAACTGAAGGATTATGAAGGAAGTGCTACTGCTTTTAGGATGTCTTGCATG GTGTCCGGAACTATTGATTTTGGAGTTCTACGTGGCCTTACAAATGCACTGATAGCTGCAAAGAAGCCAGATGAG GCTGTTCAAATGCTTTTGGCATCTCGCAAACGTCTAAATGAAGAAAAAACTATCGGTAGCAGTGATGGAACCAAGAAGAGTGCAGTGAAATCAAAGTCAGACGTTGACCCAATTCAA GTTGACCTGCTTCTTGGAAAATCATACTCAGAATGGGGTCGTGTCAGCGATGCTGTGTCTGTATATAATCAACTCATTTCTACCTATCCTGATGACTTTAGGGGTTACTTAGCAAAG GGTATTATTTTGAAAGAGAACGGAAATGTTGGTGATGCTGAGAGAATGTTTATACAA ATAACTTGA
- the LOC104109908 gene encoding protein SLOW GREEN 1, chloroplastic isoform X1, which produces MAVAMTHFTILWQPQLLLAPSRSRSQLDACSICTRKTFSSPSGKNRSNHHHFQHTTNSKYGILNCVCCSTDSTSRRGFGGPNDGNTKKGKNSATARRQAKGIVRPQRNSSTPQSDDLLNQAPRLSSMNDVGKAKSVASDPQFEERLQAVKRLALKQKKAEEEKAYGAIDYDAPIESESTTIGLGTKIGVGAAVIVFGLVFALGDFLPSGSVSPTEEISSTDKRIAEDERANLLKTLQQIEATLASSPEDSISLEGAAVTLAQLGEYNRASSLLEDLIKKKPSDPDVYRLLGEVKYELKDYEGSATAFRMSCMVSGTIDFGVLRGLTNALIAAKKPDEAVQMLLASRKRLNEEKTIGSSDGTKKSAVKSKSDVDPIQVDLLLGKSYSEWGRVSDAVSVYNQLISTYPDDFRGYLAKGIILKENGNVGDAERMFIQARFFAPENAKALVDKYSK; this is translated from the exons ATGGCCGTTGCAATGACTCACTTTACTATTCTTTGGCAGCCGCAACTGTTGCTTGCTCCATCTAGGTCTCGCTCTCAGCTCGACGCTTGCAGTATATGTACTCGAAAAACATTCTCTTCCCCTTCTGGTAAAAACCGGAGCAATCATCATCATTTTCAGCACACTACCAATTCCAAGTATGGGATTCTGAATTGTGTATGCTGCTCTACCGATTCAACTTCACGCCGTGGTTTCGGTGGTCCGAATGACGGCAACACTAAGAAG GGAAAGAATTCTGCAACCGCCAGAAGGCAGGCCAAGGGCATAGTACGTCCGCAAAG GAATTCATCCACTCCACAGTCCGATGACCTCCTTAATC AAGCACCTCGTTTGAGCTCTATGAATGATGTCGGAAAGGCAAAAAGTGTGGCATCAGATCCTCAGTTTGAGGAACGGTTGCAAGCAGTAAAAAG GTTGGCACTAAAGCAGAAAAAAGCAGAGGAAGAGAAAGCATACGGAGCAATTGACTATGATGCTCCGATCGAGTCCGAAAGTACTACAATTGGACTGGGTACCAAG ATTGGAGTTGGAGCAGCTGTTATtgtatttggactcgtatttgcACTTGGTGACTTTCTTCCTTCTGGAAG TGTTAGTCCCACTGAGGAGATTTCCAGCACTGATAAGAGAATTGCTGAAGATGAGAGAGCTAACCTCCTG AAGACGCTTCAGCAAATTGAGGCAACACTGGCTTCCTCACCAGAGGATTCAATCTCCCTTGAA GGAGCTGCTGTGACCTTAGCACAACTGGGGGAGTACAATCGAGCCTCTTCCCttcttgaggatttgattaaG AAGAAACCGAGTGACCCTGATGTCTACCGCTTGCTTGGAGAAGTCAAATATGAACTGAAGGATTATGAAGGAAGTGCTACTGCTTTTAGGATGTCTTGCATG GTGTCCGGAACTATTGATTTTGGAGTTCTACGTGGCCTTACAAATGCACTGATAGCTGCAAAGAAGCCAGATGAG GCTGTTCAAATGCTTTTGGCATCTCGCAAACGTCTAAATGAAGAAAAAACTATCGGTAGCAGTGATGGAACCAAGAAGAGTGCAGTGAAATCAAAGTCAGACGTTGACCCAATTCAA GTTGACCTGCTTCTTGGAAAATCATACTCAGAATGGGGTCGTGTCAGCGATGCTGTGTCTGTATATAATCAACTCATTTCTACCTATCCTGATGACTTTAGGGGTTACTTAGCAAAG GGTATTATTTTGAAAGAGAACGGAAATGTTGGTGATGCTGAGAGAATGTTTATACAA GCAAGATTCTTTGCACCAGAGAATGCGAAGGCGCTTGTTGATAAGTATTCAAAGTGA
- the LOC104109910 gene encoding auxin-responsive protein SAUR36-like: MDPSNKAVPAGSSSNKIRQIVRLQQLLKKWKKIAAASPSSTHLHNNLLSSTSINNSSSTKSINKFLKKTLSFSEKDRSPAEGCGINSSDAAVPKGCLAVSVGKEDDKEEVKRFVIPMDYLGHPSFQILLREAEEEFGFQQQGLLKIPCEVPVFEKILKNMNSNNKRQQQPAPAHDHDAFFQLQQRHHSSDLSTINNVGDDNNIIHNVGCCSPDNHQHHQGIMPPQLCS; encoded by the coding sequence ATGGATCCATCAAACAAAGCTGTCCCCGCAGGCAGCTCTTCTAATAAGATCAGACAAATAGTTAGGCTTCAGCAGCTCCTCAAGAAATGGAAGAAGATAGCAGCTGCCTCCCCCTCCTCCACCCACCTCCATAACAACCTCCTCAGTAGTACTAGTATAAACAACAGCAGCAGCACCAAAAGCATCAATAagttcctcaagaaaaccctttCATTCTCGGAAAAGGACAGATCACCTGCAGAGGGATGCGGCATTAATAGCTCCGATGCAGCAGTCCCCAAAGGGTGCCTTGCAGTATCCGTTGGCAAGGAGGACGACAAAGAAGAGGTCAAGAGATTCGTCATCCCAATGGACTACTTGGGCCACCCATCATTTCAAATCCTCTTAAGAGAAGCCGAAGAAGAGTTTGGTTTCCAACAACAGGGACTCCTCAAGATTCCTTGTGAAGTCCCCGTCTTCGAGAAGATTTTGAAAAACATGAACTCTAACAACAAGAGACAACAACAACCAGCACCAGCTCATGATCATGATGCCTTTTTCCAACTACAGCAGCGTCATCATTCTTCTGATTTATCCACCATTAATAACGTCGGCGATGATAATAATATCATTCACAACGTTGGCTGCTGCTCTCCAGACAATCACCAACACCACCAGGGAATCATGCCTCCTCAATTGTGCAGTTGA